From a single Pirellulaceae bacterium genomic region:
- a CDS encoding agmatine deiminase family protein — translation MQTSSPHYWPAEWEQQSAIWLSWPHNANTWLGHFDFIPPLYVQWIRQLSALQPVKVLAGSESRMPEVQAALAGIDQVTIYPWKTNDVWIRDYGPTFVKRKSDGGLVGVDWHYNAWGGKYLPFDDDAAVAARICSHLACGRSRSALYCEGGGLETDGQGTLLTTSSCLLAMSRNPGWSRLMVEAELKRQLGVQEIIWVDGGGLQGDDTDGHIDQLARFVAPGVVVAATSSAPDDPNREGLEQNLEILRRSRTAQGQSLVVHPLPTPPPRMVGTQRVPESYCNFLLVNGALILPTFRSSSTDRQALKLFEGLVPNRQIIPTDAYDLIYGLGAFHCASQQQPL, via the coding sequence ATGCAGACATCCAGCCCACACTACTGGCCAGCCGAATGGGAACAGCAATCCGCCATATGGCTGTCGTGGCCTCACAACGCAAACACTTGGTTGGGGCACTTTGATTTCATTCCCCCATTGTACGTTCAGTGGATTCGTCAGTTGTCGGCGCTGCAGCCAGTGAAAGTTCTGGCCGGTAGCGAGTCAAGAATGCCCGAAGTCCAGGCGGCCTTGGCTGGCATTGACCAGGTGACGATTTATCCCTGGAAGACCAACGACGTTTGGATTCGCGATTACGGTCCAACTTTTGTAAAACGCAAGAGCGACGGCGGGCTGGTAGGCGTCGACTGGCATTACAACGCTTGGGGTGGAAAATATCTGCCGTTTGACGATGATGCTGCTGTCGCCGCGCGTATTTGCAGTCATCTGGCCTGCGGTCGCAGTCGTTCGGCTTTGTATTGCGAGGGTGGAGGCTTGGAGACCGATGGTCAAGGGACTCTGCTGACTACCAGTAGTTGTTTGTTGGCCATGAGTCGCAATCCGGGTTGGTCACGCTTGATGGTTGAGGCCGAGCTGAAGCGGCAATTGGGCGTCCAGGAAATCATTTGGGTCGATGGCGGCGGACTACAAGGCGATGATACCGACGGCCATATTGACCAACTAGCTCGATTCGTGGCTCCGGGAGTGGTAGTGGCCGCTACCAGTTCAGCCCCCGATGATCCTAATCGAGAGGGCTTGGAGCAAAACCTGGAAATTCTTCGCCGCTCCCGGACGGCTCAGGGGCAATCCCTAGTTGTCCACCCGTTGCCCACCCCCCCGCCTCGGATGGTCGGGACGCAGCGTGTTCCAGAGAGCTATTGCAACTTCCTGCTGGTCAACGGTGCCCTCATCCTCCCCACCTTTCGCAGTTCGTCCACCGACCGCCAAGCGCTCAAGCTTTTTGAGGGTTTGGTGCCGAATCGGCAGATTATCCCAACGGATGCCTACGATCTGATTTACGGGCTGGGCGCCTTCCACTGCGCGTCACAGCAACAGCCGCTTTAA